A genomic region of Prionailurus bengalensis isolate Pbe53 chromosome D1, Fcat_Pben_1.1_paternal_pri, whole genome shotgun sequence contains the following coding sequences:
- the TMEM109 gene encoding transmembrane protein 109, translating into MAGPPRGKHVFKVILTVLVALILLHSASSQSHADFVPPGQQKREAPVDLLSQIGRSVRGTLEAWLGPETIHLVSETLSQVMWAISSAISVAFFALSGIAAQLLNALGLDGDHLTQGLKLSPSQVQTFLLWGAGALVVYWLLSLLLGLVLALLGRILWGLKLVLFLAGFVALVRSVPDPSTRALLLLALLTLYALLSRLTGTRASGAQLEAKVRGLERQVEELRWRQRRAAKGPRGVEEE; encoded by the exons ATGGCAGGCCCACCGCGGGGCAAGCATGTGTTCAAAGTCATCCTGACGGTCCTGGTGGCCCTCATCCTCCTCCACTCGGCATCATCCCAGTCCCACGCAGACTTCGTGCCACCAGGCCAGCAGAAGAGGGAGGCCCCGGTTGATCTCTTGAGCCAGATAGGTCGATCTGTGCGGGGAACGCTGGAGGCCTGGCTCGGGCCAGAGACCATTCACCTGGTTTCAGAG ACCTTGTCTCAGGTGATGTGGGCCATCTCATCAGCCATCTCGGTGGCCTTCTTCGCGCTGTCTGGGATTGCTGCGCAGCTGCTGAATGCCTTGGGGCTAGATG GAGATCACCTCACCCAGGGCCTGAAGCTCAGCCCCAGCCAGGTCCAGACCTTCCtgctgtggggagcaggggcccTAGTTGTCTATTGGCTTCTGTCCCTGCTCCTTGGCTTGGTGTTGGCCTTGCTGGGGCGGATCCTGTGGGGCCTGAAGCTTGTCCTCTTCCTGGCCGGCTTTGTGGCCCTGGTGAGGTCAGTGCCCGACCCTTCCACCCGGGCCTTGCTCCTCCTGGCCTTGCTGACCCTCTACGCCTTGCTGAGCCGGCTCACTGGCACCCGGGCCTCAGGGGCCCAACTGGAGGCCAAGGTTCGAGGCCTGGAGCGCCAGGTGGAGGAGCTGCGCTGGCGACAGAGGCGGGCGGCCAAGGGGCCCCGGGGTGTGGAGGAGGAGTGA